The stretch of DNA TTTTTTTTGACAAATTCTGAGAAAGTATTATAATAAATTGAAAGTCAATATGTTTCCACAGGGAGGGAAAATGCACATTTCAAAATTCATTATTGGGAAATGGCTGAAAGAAAGAAGGGCATCTCTAATTGGAATGGGCCGTTGGCTATGGCGAGTTTTCTCAGCGACGCTCATAGTCCTTGGGCTGGTTTGCATCCTTAAGGTGGCAAATGATAATCCAAGAGAAGGGTTGCTGTCTGCCTGTCTTATCCTGGCAGCATCTGGAACAGTGTTTACTCTTTTGTCCCTTGGAAAGAACATAGTCCGTAGATGGAGGCCTCAGAACAGACAGACGGATATTCCTTCTTCGCCTCGGCGGAGTAGAAAAAAGAGAAAGATAGCGATTTTTCTTTTACCTTTGGGAATATTACTCGTCTCGTGGGTTTTCTACAGCTGGTATTTCGAGTCCCTACCACAAGCTGTAATCCACATTATTGGCGAGCTTAAAATGACTGCTCCTGGGGAGAGGATTCTCGTTTTTACGCCTCATCCTGATGATGAGACTATCGCTGCGGGAGGGTATATCGCTGCGAGCATAGAGTCAGGGGCATTTGTTTGGGTTGTTCTAGTTACTGACGGCAACAATAAGGGAATGGAGCTCAAGCGTTATCAAGAGTTTAGGGAGGCCGTTAACATCTTGGGTGTGCCAGAGGAAAATCTATTTTTTCTCGGCTATGGGGATGGTCTTCTAAAAAATCAGGATCCGAATGAAATTAGGGCACGGTTCGTTGAAATCGTTCTTCAAATCCAGCCAGATGTTATTGTCGCGCCACACCCCGAGGATCGGCATATTGACCACAAAATCACAGGAGTGTTGGTTGCATCAATAGCAGAAGAAACAGATGTCTTACTTTACCAATACTTTATCCACGATAATCATTTCCCTAATCCAAGGGGGCTCGTCTCGGATGGATATCTCTTGCCGTCTCTCCGGATGATTGTCATTGGCCAAAATTGGAGGAGATTTATGCTCTCTCAGGAAA from Patescibacteria group bacterium encodes:
- a CDS encoding PIG-L family deacetylase produces the protein MFPQGGKMHISKFIIGKWLKERRASLIGMGRWLWRVFSATLIVLGLVCILKVANDNPREGLLSACLILAASGTVFTLLSLGKNIVRRWRPQNRQTDIPSSPRRSRKKRKIAIFLLPLGILLVSWVFYSWYFESLPQAVIHIIGELKMTAPGERILVFTPHPDDETIAAGGYIAASIESGAFVWVVLVTDGNNKGMELKRYQEFREAVNILGVPEENLFFLGYGDGLLKNQDPNEIRARFVEIVLQIQPDVIVAPHPEDRHIDHKITGVLVASIAEETDVLLYQYFIHDNHFPNPRGLVSDGYLLPSLRMIVIGQNWRRFMLSQEIMDVKQEAVLQYRSQLSNSYLRNLLFGFVRQNELFLVPDD